One stretch of Priestia megaterium DNA includes these proteins:
- a CDS encoding glycerol-3-phosphate responsive antiterminator, which yields MNKEADFLQQLGQDRLIASIKSPKNLEQFLETEIQAAFLLTGNISVIKRYVDLLKQHNRTVFLHVEKIPGISYDREGLKFLAKFVKPTGIVTTKSSLINYAKQEGLVAIQRLFLVDTDAVAQGLKTVQDIKPDALELMPGLIPEMIEKVVKKTSIPIITGGLIQNESHIQAALKAGATAVSTGKSWLWKKYE from the coding sequence TTGAATAAGGAAGCAGATTTCTTACAACAGCTTGGGCAAGACCGTTTGATTGCATCCATTAAAAGCCCAAAAAATTTAGAACAATTTTTAGAAACAGAGATCCAGGCCGCCTTTTTATTAACGGGCAATATTAGTGTTATTAAACGCTATGTAGATTTACTCAAACAGCATAATCGAACGGTTTTTTTACACGTTGAAAAAATTCCAGGGATTAGCTATGACCGAGAAGGGCTTAAATTCCTTGCTAAGTTTGTAAAGCCTACAGGTATCGTAACCACTAAAAGTTCACTCATTAATTACGCAAAGCAAGAAGGACTGGTTGCTATTCAGCGGCTGTTTTTAGTTGATACAGACGCGGTAGCACAAGGGTTGAAAACCGTTCAAGATATTAAACCGGATGCATTAGAACTAATGCCAGGATTAATTCCGGAGATGATAGAGAAAGTCGTTAAAAAAACAAGTATCCCTATTATTACAGGTGGACTCATTCAAAATGAAAGCCATATCCAAGCGGCTTTAAAAGCAGGAGCTACGGCAGTTTCTACAGGGAAATCATGGTTGTGGAAAAAATATGAATGA
- the bioB gene encoding biotin synthase BioB, with protein METTSLRGWKALAQSIIKGKKITYNEALQLLHVPDEEVLEVMNAAYLIRHHHYGKKVKLNMIINTKSGLCPEDCGYCSQSIVSEAPIDKYAWLTKEKIVEGAFEAQKRKAGTYCIVASGRRPTDKEVAHVVGAVKEIRQKTDLKVCACLGFLTDDQAHELVEAGVHRYNHNLNTHADNYDNICSTHGYEDRVDTVTTSKKAGLSPCSGAIFGMGETNEQAVELAFQIKKLDADSIPCNFLVAVPGTPLEDKKALKPMQCLKLLAMMRFVNPTKEIRISGGREVNLRSLQPLGLFAANSIFVGDYLTTQGQEPTADWGLIEDLGFEIEECAL; from the coding sequence ATGGAAACCACAAGTTTAAGAGGTTGGAAAGCACTTGCTCAGTCTATTATTAAAGGGAAAAAAATTACATATAACGAAGCGCTTCAACTTCTTCATGTACCGGATGAAGAAGTGTTAGAGGTCATGAATGCCGCGTACTTAATTCGTCATCATCATTATGGAAAAAAAGTAAAGCTCAATATGATTATTAATACTAAATCGGGTTTATGCCCAGAAGACTGTGGATATTGTTCGCAGTCAATTGTATCAGAAGCGCCGATTGATAAGTATGCGTGGTTAACAAAAGAGAAAATTGTAGAAGGTGCTTTTGAAGCTCAAAAAAGAAAAGCAGGTACATATTGTATCGTGGCGTCAGGCCGCCGCCCTACTGATAAAGAAGTAGCGCACGTAGTGGGAGCAGTAAAAGAAATTCGTCAAAAGACAGACTTGAAAGTCTGTGCCTGTCTAGGGTTTTTAACAGATGATCAAGCACACGAACTAGTCGAGGCGGGTGTTCATCGCTATAATCATAATTTAAATACTCACGCTGATAACTATGACAATATCTGTTCTACGCATGGCTATGAAGATCGAGTCGATACGGTTACTACATCTAAAAAAGCAGGTTTGTCACCTTGTTCCGGTGCGATTTTTGGAATGGGCGAGACAAATGAACAAGCCGTTGAATTAGCTTTTCAAATTAAAAAGTTAGATGCAGATTCTATTCCATGCAACTTTCTTGTTGCCGTTCCAGGAACGCCTCTAGAAGACAAAAAGGCGTTAAAGCCAATGCAATGCTTAAAGCTGTTAGCGATGATGCGTTTTGTAAATCCAACCAAAGAAATTCGAATTTCAGGAGGCAGAGAAGTCAACCTCAGATCACTTCAGCCGCTTGGTTTGTTTGCTGCAAACTCAATTTTTGTAGGTGATTATTTAACGACTCAAGGTCAAGAACCTACAGCTGACTGGGGTTTAATTGAAGATTTAGGATTTGAAATTGAAGAATGTGCACTGTAA
- a CDS encoding alpha-galactosidase, which yields MGILFNERTKEFHLQGRDVSYIFSVLRNGQLGHLYYGKKLRHRSSFQHFLRVETRGASASVYEGELAFSLETIKQEYPSYGTTDFREPAYQLLQQNGSRITNFEYDNHKVYEGKKPLNGLPATYVEEESEATSVEVELIDKLLNVSLILTYTVYEDRNIITRHARFEHGGEEPVDILRIMSGSIDLPTSNYEMVQLSGAWIRERHVKTRMLQPGIQSISSARGTSSSQQNPFLILKNPAATEHSGEAYGFSLVYSGNFLGQVEVDHYNVSRITMGIHPFDFQWRLESGQTFQSPELVLAYSNSGLNGLSQEYHELYRKRLARGKWRDLERPVLINNWEATYFDFNEEKIVHIAKEAQKLGVELFVLDDGWFGKRNDDTTSLGDWFVDENKLPGGMKSLAQKVTDLGMDFGLWFEPEMISKQSNLYEKHPDWLIHVPNRHQSHGRNQYVLDFSREEVVNYIYERMEAILSEAPISYIKWDMNRNITEIGSVGLPANRQFEVVHRYILGVYDLYERLTRKFPDILFESCASGGARFDPGMLYYAPQAWTSDNTDAIERLKIQYGTSFAYPISSMGAHVSAVPNHQVRRVTSLETRGDVAYFGAFGYELDVTLMTEDQKETVKKQIHYYKKHRSLIQNGTFYRLKSPFEQDGNVTSWMVVSSDQKQAVIGYYQVLARPNPSYERIELKGLHPDYEYTVMETDQTAYGDELMYAGIALTHEYPGVEAYDEKSGDFVSVIYTLQAQ from the coding sequence GTGGGAATCTTATTTAATGAACGTACAAAGGAATTTCACCTGCAGGGACGCGATGTAAGTTATATCTTTTCAGTGTTGAGAAACGGGCAGCTCGGTCACTTGTACTATGGAAAAAAGCTTAGGCACCGTTCATCTTTTCAGCATTTTTTACGTGTAGAAACAAGAGGAGCTAGCGCTTCGGTATATGAAGGAGAACTAGCATTTTCTCTTGAAACAATCAAACAAGAGTATCCTTCTTATGGAACAACAGACTTCAGAGAGCCAGCCTATCAACTTCTTCAGCAAAATGGAAGCCGAATTACAAATTTTGAATACGATAACCATAAAGTTTACGAAGGTAAGAAGCCATTAAATGGCTTACCTGCGACATATGTAGAAGAAGAGAGTGAAGCCACAAGTGTAGAAGTTGAACTGATTGATAAATTGCTCAATGTATCACTTATTTTAACGTATACCGTTTACGAAGACCGAAATATTATCACGCGTCATGCACGATTTGAGCATGGGGGAGAAGAACCAGTCGATATTTTACGTATCATGAGCGGCAGCATTGATTTGCCTACATCAAATTATGAAATGGTTCAGCTTTCCGGTGCGTGGATTCGAGAAAGACACGTTAAAACACGAATGCTTCAGCCTGGTATTCAAAGTATTTCTAGTGCGAGAGGTACAAGCAGCAGTCAGCAAAACCCATTTTTAATTTTAAAGAATCCAGCTGCAACTGAACACAGTGGAGAAGCGTATGGTTTTAGTCTTGTATACAGCGGAAACTTTCTTGGACAAGTGGAAGTAGATCATTATAATGTATCAAGAATAACGATGGGCATTCATCCTTTTGATTTTCAGTGGCGACTAGAAAGTGGACAAACTTTTCAATCACCAGAACTAGTACTGGCTTATTCAAATAGCGGGCTAAACGGTCTTAGCCAAGAGTATCATGAGCTTTATCGCAAGCGTCTTGCTAGAGGAAAATGGCGGGATTTGGAGCGGCCAGTTTTAATTAATAACTGGGAAGCTACGTATTTTGATTTTAACGAAGAGAAAATTGTACATATTGCCAAAGAAGCGCAAAAGCTAGGCGTTGAACTTTTTGTATTGGATGACGGCTGGTTCGGTAAACGTAATGATGATACAACTTCTCTTGGAGATTGGTTTGTAGATGAAAATAAGCTTCCGGGCGGTATGAAGTCATTGGCTCAAAAAGTAACGGATTTAGGTATGGACTTTGGGTTATGGTTTGAACCTGAAATGATTTCAAAGCAAAGCAACTTGTATGAAAAGCATCCAGATTGGTTGATTCATGTGCCAAATCGTCATCAGTCTCATGGACGAAATCAATATGTGCTTGATTTTTCACGAGAAGAAGTAGTGAATTATATCTATGAACGAATGGAAGCTATTTTAAGTGAAGCACCTATCTCTTATATAAAATGGGATATGAATCGAAATATAACGGAGATTGGATCTGTTGGGCTGCCCGCGAATCGTCAGTTTGAAGTAGTACATCGCTATATTTTAGGTGTGTATGATTTATATGAGCGACTAACAAGGAAGTTTCCGGATATTTTATTTGAATCATGTGCAAGCGGGGGCGCTAGATTTGATCCGGGAATGCTTTATTATGCTCCTCAAGCTTGGACGAGCGATAATACGGACGCGATTGAACGTCTGAAAATTCAGTACGGCACGTCTTTTGCCTATCCAATCAGTTCAATGGGAGCACATGTGTCAGCCGTACCAAATCATCAAGTACGCAGAGTAACAAGTCTAGAAACAAGAGGAGACGTTGCGTATTTTGGCGCATTTGGTTATGAGTTAGATGTTACGCTGATGACAGAAGATCAAAAAGAAACGGTAAAAAAACAAATTCATTACTATAAAAAACACCGATCTCTTATTCAAAATGGCACGTTCTATCGATTAAAAAGTCCGTTTGAACAAGATGGAAATGTGACTAGCTGGATGGTTGTTTCATCCGATCAAAAACAGGCAGTCATCGGTTATTATCAAGTATTGGCTAGACCAAATCCTTCTTATGAACGCATTGAGCTAAAAGGGCTTCATCCTGATTATGAATATACAGTGATGGAAACAGACCAAACAGCTTATGGAGATGAGCTCATGTACGCAGGGATTGCTCTAACTCATGAGTATCCAGGTGTTGAAGCATATGATGAAAAATCTGGAGACTTTGTATCGGTTATTTACACACTGCAAGCGCAATAA
- a CDS encoding APC family permease produces the protein MNHEPSLLKQLKLWHIVVIGLGYMAPMAVFDTFGIVTESTDGHVSGAYALTLIAILFTAISYGKMVKAFPGAGSSYTYAQQVMNPSIGFLLGWTALLDYLFLPMINALLTNIYLSSLFPGVPKAVWIISFVVIMTIMNIFSVHLTVSFGTLLVAFQILVAIIFIILSATTQGQELSFKPFISESVSISLLLNGAAILCFSFLGFDAVTTMAEETLKPEKTIPKGILIIACTGGALFITVSYFAQLLFPSVFLFHDLEGASAEIAYKIGGQLFQSIFVAAALTSTIASGLVSHMSASRLLYAIGKDGYLPRGIFGYIHPKTKTPVWNVVIIGGLSLISLGLSLEKATSLINFGALIAFSSVNIAVFIHYFIHQNKRSFSGYISYVLMPLLGSLFLFLFFMWLNLETTSLFIGIVWSIIGIIYLLIARRKNTITIPTFHFD, from the coding sequence ATGAATCATGAACCTTCTCTTCTTAAACAACTAAAATTATGGCATATCGTCGTGATAGGCTTAGGCTACATGGCACCTATGGCCGTTTTTGATACATTTGGCATTGTAACTGAATCAACAGATGGACATGTTTCAGGCGCTTATGCATTAACGTTGATTGCTATTTTATTTACAGCCATTAGTTACGGAAAAATGGTAAAAGCTTTTCCCGGAGCTGGTTCCTCTTATACATACGCACAGCAAGTAATGAATCCAAGCATTGGTTTTTTGTTAGGATGGACGGCTCTTCTTGATTATCTATTTCTGCCAATGATCAATGCACTTTTGACAAATATTTACCTAAGCTCTCTGTTTCCAGGTGTTCCAAAGGCCGTATGGATTATCAGCTTTGTTGTCATCATGACCATAATGAATATTTTTAGCGTTCATTTAACCGTTTCTTTTGGTACGCTATTAGTTGCTTTTCAAATTTTAGTAGCTATTATCTTTATTATTTTAAGTGCTACAACTCAAGGCCAAGAGTTATCATTTAAACCGTTTATAAGTGAATCGGTCTCTATATCTCTGTTATTAAACGGAGCAGCTATTTTATGCTTTTCTTTTTTAGGATTTGATGCTGTAACCACCATGGCCGAAGAAACACTTAAGCCTGAGAAAACCATTCCTAAAGGGATTCTTATTATTGCATGTACGGGAGGCGCCTTATTTATCACAGTTTCTTACTTTGCTCAGCTTCTTTTCCCTTCAGTCTTTTTGTTTCATGATTTAGAAGGTGCATCAGCGGAGATCGCTTATAAAATTGGCGGCCAGCTTTTTCAATCTATTTTTGTAGCAGCGGCCTTGACTTCAACTATTGCTTCTGGACTTGTCTCACATATGAGTGCATCAAGACTTCTCTATGCAATTGGGAAAGATGGTTATCTGCCTCGGGGAATTTTTGGCTATATTCACCCTAAAACAAAGACGCCTGTTTGGAACGTGGTGATTATTGGTGGCCTCTCTTTAATTTCACTAGGTCTGTCTCTTGAAAAAGCTACCTCTTTAATTAATTTTGGTGCTTTAATTGCGTTCAGTTCAGTAAACATAGCGGTTTTTATCCATTATTTTATTCATCAAAACAAACGATCCTTCAGTGGATATATTTCATATGTACTTATGCCTTTACTTGGCAGTTTATTTTTATTTTTATTTTTTATGTGGCTTAACTTAGAAACAACATCCTTATTTATCGGTATTGTATGGAGTATAATCGGAATTATTTATTTACTGATTGCCAGACGAAAAAATACTATTACCATTCCTACTTTTCATTTTGATTAA